The proteins below are encoded in one region of Gopherus flavomarginatus isolate rGopFla2 chromosome 12, rGopFla2.mat.asm, whole genome shotgun sequence:
- the WFIKKN2 gene encoding WAP, Kazal, immunoglobulin, Kunitz and NTR domain-containing protein 2 produces the protein MDIKGKKGPVGMPKEATCDRFMCIQQGSECDIWDGQPVCKCKDRCEKEPSFTCASDGLTYYNKCYMDAEACTKGITLNVVTCRYHLTWPNTSPIPPETTVRPTTAYSETTIIDILPPALVNNPVHQSVYVGETVSFLCDVTGRPKPEITWEKQTDGKEKIIMKPNHVRGNVVVTNIAQLVIYNTQLQDAGIYTCTAKNMGGLLRVDFPLSVVKGEPASKEASQNKTHFPTDECLKQPDSEDCGEEQTRWYYDAKKNNCFTFIYGNCNSNLNHFETYENCMLTCMNGPINICKLPALQGHCKAYEPRWAYNSLTKQCQSFIYGGCEGNENNFESKEACEEMCPFPKNTHCKACKPRQKLVTSFCKSDFVILGRITELTEDQDSGHALVTVEEILKDEKMGLKFLGKEPLEITLLNMDWSCPCPNMTTVDGQLIIMGDVHNGMAVLQPDSFVGISSVRRVRKLREVIHKKTCELLKEFLGLH, from the coding sequence ATGGACATCAAGGGGAAGAAAGGACCTGTCGGGATGCCTAAAGAGGCCACTTGTGACCGTTTCATGTGTATCCAGCAAGGCTCCGAGTGTGATATCTGGGATGGACAGCCTGTATGCAAATGCAAAGATAGGTGTGAAAAAGAGCCCAGCTTTACCTGTGCCTCCGATGGACTCACCTATTACAACAAGTGTTATATGGATGCAGAAGCTTGCACCAAAGGCATTACTCTAAATGTAGTCACTTGCCGGTACCATCTCACCTGGCCAAATACCAGCCCTATCCCTCCAGAGACTACAGTGCGCCCTACCACAGCCTATTCAGAGACAACCATCATTGACATCCTGCCACCCGCTCTAGTTAACAATCCAGTCCATCAGTCAGTCTATGTGGGAGAGACCGTTAGCTTTCTTTGTGATGTCACAGGCAGACCCAAACCAGAAATTACTTGGGAGAAGCAAACAGACGGTAAGGAAAAAATCATTATGAAGCCGAATCACGTCAGGGGGAATGTCGTGGTTACTAACATTGCCCAGCTGGTAATCTATAACACTCAGCTGCAAGATGCAGGCATTTACACGTGCACTGCAAAAAACATGGGTGGTCTTCTCAGAGTTGATTTCCCATTATCAGTTGTCAAAGGAGAACCTGCATCAAAAGAAGCATCCCAAAACAAAACCCATTTCCCAACTGATGAGTGTCTAAAGCAGCCAGACAGTGAAGACTGTGGGGAAGAGCAGACGAGGTGGTATTATGACGCAAAGAAAAACAACTGCTTCACATTCATTTATGGGAACTGTAATAGCAACCTGAACCACTTTGAGACCTATGAGAACTGTATGTTAACATGTATGAATGGCCCAATCAACATCTGCAAACTGCCAGCCCTTCAGGGTCATTGCAAAGCCTATGAGCCCAGATGGGCATACAACAGTTTGACAAAGCAATGCCAATCTTTCATTTATGGTGGCTGCGAAGGCAATGAGAATAACTTTGAGAGCAAAGAGGCCTGCGAAGAGATGTGCCCTTTCCCTAAAAACACTCACTGCAAAGCCTGCAAACCTCGCCAAAAGCTGGTGACGAGCTTCTGCAAAAGCGACTTTGTGATCCTAGGCCGTATAACAGAACTAACTGAAGACCAAGACTCGGGACACGCGCTGGTGACAGTGGAAGAGATTCTAAAGGATGAAAAAATGGGATTAAAATTCCTGGGGAAGGAACCTCTAGAAATCACCCTTTTAAATATGGACTGGAGCTGCCCATGCCCCAATATGACCACGGTGGATGGTCAGCTTATCATCATGGGTGATGTCCACAATGGGATGGCCGTGCTGCAGCCAGACAGCTTtgtgggcatctccagtgtccgGCGTGTACGGAAGCTTCGTGAAGTCATCCACAAGAAAACCTGTGAGCTTCTGAAAGAATTCTTAGGACTACACTAA